A stretch of DNA from Candidatus Syntrophoarchaeum caldarius:
TTTGCGATTGCAACCGACTCATCCCAGGTTTATTTTAAACCTGCAATTGCGCTTATAGGTGCTATCTGTGACATCTTCGAGCTTGGTCCTTTTGACGGGCCTGAGATGGTGAAGGCTGCGGTTTTGGGGCGATATCCGCAGATGATCTCACCCAATGGAGTTATGTCCGCCATTTTATCATTCCCTACAACGATTGAAGGTGCGGGAAATGCGTATCGCAGCATAAAAGTGAACGACATTGTTGCGCTTGCCAATAAACGAACGTTTGATGCTGCGGCGCTGGGTTCAGTCTTTGAGCATGGTGCAGCCTTTGAGTCGGGCAACGCGATGGGAGCATACAGGCGGTACCACCTTCTTGGTATGGCATACCAGGGTTTCAACGCCGACAATATGGTCTGGGAGCTCCTGCGAGATCATGGGAAAGGAGGGCGAATCACCGATATTATCGACGATCTCGTTGAACGTGCCCTGAGGGATAGGGTTATTGAGGTTGAAGAGAAACTGCCATCGGGGTATACTCTCTATTCAACCCGCGATGCTGCACGCTGGAATGGTTATGCAGCAGCAGGACTGATGGCAGCAGCGATACACAATGCAGGTGTGATGCGATCTGGACAGGGCGCCCCATCAGCGATGCTCTTTTACAACGAACTGCTCACGTCCCAGACCGGGCTACCCGGGGTCGACTTCGGGAGGGCGCTTTCCACTTCAGTAGTATACACATTCCTGACTCATAATACCTACGGTGGCGGTGAGCCAGGCATATTCTCTGCTGAACATCCTGCAACTCGCGGTTCTCGCGGTTTTATTATTCCCTGTGCAGCAGCTGCAATGTGTCTTGATGCTGGAACGATGATGTTCCCGGCAGAAGCAACTTCAGGAAAGATGTTCAAGCTCAGAGAGATCTTACCTGTTTTCAAAGACCCCGTAAAAAAAATTGCAGCAGCTGCAGCAGCAGTCTCAGGTGAGGTGTGAGAAATGGATGAGAAGATACTTGACGACTTCAAGCGAATATTCAAGGAGGAAGATCCAACCAAAAGGGAGACCCAGTTCTATAACTTTGGCGGGAGAACGCAATCAAAGGCCAAGCGTGAATTCATCGAATCAGCAAAGCGCATCGCAGAAACGCGTGGTATTCCGGGTTATCAGGGAGATCGGGAGGATTTTGGTGTCCCGCTTGGATCGAGATATCTTGAGCCATATCATATCGCAGGAACAGATACGTTCTGTGAAATGGACGACATCCATCAGATCAACAATGCAGCAATCCAGCAGATGGGGGATGACATCAAGCGAACTGCGATAAACGGGCTTGACCTGCCGCACAGGGTGCTCCAGCAGAAGGTTGGTATAGCGGTCACACCTGAGACGATAAACCGCTACCTTGAAGCTGTAAATCACTCAATTGTTGGCGGGGCACTCGCACAGGAACATATGGCAGAGATAAATCCCAACATGAGCAAGGATGGTTATGCAAAGATTATAACAGGCGATGACGAGCTCGTGGACAGAATCGATAGTCGATTTGTGATTGATATCAACAAGGAATACCCCAAAGAAATGGCAGAGAAGCTTAAAAGCAAGATCGGTAATCATCTCTATCAGGTCGCAAGGATACCCACAATTGGGGTCAGGATCGCTGATGGTTCAGTTGTCCATCGCTGGAATGGAAATCAGAGCGCACTCGCATTTGTTTCAACATACAACCTCGGAGGCGGCTCGATACTCGCTGAATTTTCACTCACCGTGAAGCACATGGCATACATGCTCATCGGAACGCCCACATGGCCCCGTAGAGGTCCAAGAGGTGCGAACGAACCGATTGGAATACCAAATGGATATATCGGTGACTTCTGTCAGGCAGATGCGGTGAACGACGACCCTGTTCATTACTGTATGGAGGCCATGGCAGTAAGCGGCGCTATCTATGGTCTGTACTGGTTTAGTAGCTATGTGGTTGGTGGGATCGGCGGTCCAAATACCTTTGCGTCACCCTTCACAAGCGAGCTCCTGACTGATTTTACATACCATATCTCAGACTGGGTGAAGGAGAAGTACGGCGGATATGTTGCCTGTAAACCATCTTTTGATGTGATAAGGGAGGTTACAGAAGAGGTGAACTTCTATGCAATGGAGCAGTACGATAAGTACCCCCTTCTCCTTGAGCACCACTGGGGAGGCGTCATCAGAATCCTGAACCTCAATGCTGCATCTGCTATTGGGGTCGGGTTTGCAACAGGCAACTCAACAGCAGCCAGTATCGCGAACTATTACTCAGGCGGATTCCTGCAGAAGGAGGCATGGGGAAGGAATAATGTTGGAGTGGGTGATGCTGCAGAACAGCTCAATATCCCAAACAGCGTTTCTATACGACCAGAAGAGGGCGTAATTCCGGAACTGAAGAGTCCAAACATCCCCGAAGATTCATATTCAGCATCGCACTTTGTCTCGCTTCCTGCAGCATCTTTCTCGGCACATCGTGCGAGGGGGGATGCATGGTGCTTGAGTCCACTTGTGAAGGTTGCGTTTGCAGACCCCTCACTCACCTTCGACTTCAAGCATGTGCGTGAAGAGATCGCAAAGGGTGCACGTCGTGAGTTTGTACCATCTGGAATGCGCGATCCAATTACACCGGAGGGGCGATAAGAATGGATGAAAAGAAAGCAAACAGGTATCCGGGTAATGATCCTGTTGGAGCACGGAGAAGGGAACTGCTCAGTCCAGAATCGAAGTTCAAACGTCTCAGAGAGATCTCTGATAATGATTTAGTCCTGCTGCTTGGGCACAGAAACCCCGGTGAGGAGTACGGCTCAGCACACCCGCCACTTGATGAACTGGAACAAAAAGATGACCCGATAGCAGATCTCATTGAACCGTCGGCTGGAGCGAGAGCAGGTGACCGGATCAAGTACCTTCAGATGACAGATTCTGTCTACTACTCACCTTCAGCACCCACCTTCAGGGGCAGGATGTATCACGTCAGATACCCGGGGATCGATACAATTGTCTATTCTGGAAGACAGCTCATGGAAACCCGGGAGCGAGATCTTGAGCTCTATACACGGGAGTTGATGGAGACCGAATTATTTGACGCTGCAAGGACATCGATGCGCGCAATAACCGTGCACGGATCATCATTGCGACTTGATGAGAACGGGCTGATGTTTGATGCAAGGCGAAGAACAAGGTATGATCCCGAGACAGGTGAAGTGAGTTATGTGAAGAACCAGATGGCAATACCGATGGATCGAGCTGTAAATCTTGGAAAGCCGATGGACGAGGAAGAACTGATCTCAATCTCGGTAAGGTATGGTGGGGCAAGTATACCTTACAGAGATGCAAAAGAGCTCTGGAAGCTCACAGGCAAGATTCTTGAGCAGCATGTTGTGGGTGGCTTCAATCCCACAAAAATTGAGAGACGATAGGTGAGAGGAATTTTTACTCCTCAACCTCTTCTTCATTTTTGCTTGAATATCTTAAGTACCAGTCTAAAAACTCTGTATAGATGACGACAGATAAGAACCCCGCCCATAGGGCGAGGAGTATGTGAATATTGCATATCGAGACCACTCCATTCATCGGTGAAAAGAGCTCAAATGCAAAGAATTCAGCCATCTTTTCGGGTGTTATGATGGTACCAATAAGTGGTATAAGGATCATTAGCGCAGTACCAAGCCGTGAAGAGAGGTATATGATTACAAGCGCTATTATAGCCGTATAGACGATGAAGAACAGTAACGAGAAGATCAGATTCATTCAGACAACACCCCACGTCTTATTTCTTTCGATGTAATGTGAGCAAAGATCCAGAATATCGTTTTTTAGATCCATCGCCCTATCTCTCCCAATGAGCAGACTTGCAGAGCGACCTGCACACTCGGCAAGTTTCTCCAGATCGGTGAGGGCGAGTGAGTCAGGTGTTATGTCAAGATGGTCTTTGAGCTGGCTTTCAAGGAAGTTTTCCCCTTCGTTCATGTATTTTGCAATGATTGCAAGCAGATCCTGGTATATATCAATCATCTGGCAGAGTTGATCCAGTGCTGGATCACCCGGTGTGGATGCAGTGGACGGTAGTTCATTTTTCCATTCATGCCACTCCTCTACAATCTTTTTCATCTCCTCGAGGCCATCCAGGTTGGTACCGCCGGGTATGCTAAGCGCAAAATCCGATTGCTCTTCGGTTTCAATCTCTTTCTCCTCGTTCTTCCTTATTGTAAAGCTTGTTTTAGCCACCGGTCCTGAACTGAAGCCTGGTGGCGATGTGAAGAGACACAGCTCGCCTCTTCCAGCAACTTCGGGTCTTATAACCGCGATCTCATGCTCGATATCGCACCTGATCCATTCATCACCGATGGTATCAACAGGCACATCATCTATCTTCGCTTCAATACGAACAAGTACCGCCTTGAACAGTCCAGATTTGATGATGATCCTGCAGATGAGTGGTTCTCCAACTTCAAGCGAATCATTGTCCACTTCAATACGCGCCTCAAAATTCTCATCTTCAGGAAACTCTATATCACTCGATCCAGATCCAGAGGCGGAAATGTGCGCCATATACCAGCCCAAAAACTCGGTATAGATGACAATAGATAAAAATGCAGCCCAGAACGCAAGAAGTATGTGAATGTTACGCATCGAGATCGCGCCATCCATGATTGCAAAAAGTTCATATGAGAGGAATCCCGCCATCTCTTCGGGTGCGATCATAACTCCGATGAGTGGTACCAGCAACATGAAAAGAATGCCTGCAAATGATGAGACATAGATGATGATAAACCCAATAAAAAGAAGATACAGGATCAGGAGAAATAGCGAGAGTAGAAGATCCATCTCAATCCCTCCCTCTTCGTTTTATTATGAGAGCGATCACACCAAGCACCCCTCCTATTGTCAGTCCCAGTATGATGAACGATCCAGTGAGAAACGCACCCATCACACGTCTTGTGAGTGTGACAGCAGGTGTTACATCGGCAACATCGGGTGTCTTGCTGGTTGTGGCAGAGGATTCAGGTTCATTCGCTATCGTCGGCGTCGAGGTCTCGTTCGGCTCGGGGGGAGCGGTCTCTTCTCTCAGCGTGAGTGTGAGTGGTGATACTAATGTGAAGTTGGCCGAGGCGGTTGTATTCGTGAAGTGTACCACGGCTGTATAGTTTATGAAGGTGACCTGCCCTCTTCCATCGTGGATGGTTGCTGCAGGAAGATTGAACTCTGCCTTTCCATCCTGATCAGTTGATGCATTCCCTATCTGCTCACCATCAGCATATATCAAAACTTCTATGCCTGCCATGGGTGTATCTGCGGGGTTTGTGACCCGTGCTGTGAATGTGTTGTAGGGTGTGAGTGGCAAATTGCTGTGCAGGGTGAAGGCAGACCAGTCAAGATAGACGTCCCGCATCTTAATCAGCGCATCACTCGTCTCAAAGAGGTCTCCGACTGTAACGTTTCCAAGCAGCGTTGTCTTACCGATACTAAGGTACTCAGCACTCAAGAACTCAATCTCTCGAGAATCGATCGTTGACCCTTCAATACGGGTGAAAATAGATTTAAGATATGTATGTGCCCCCTCGATCGTTGAATTCTGGAGTTCGATCAGCCTCCCTTCTCCTGAGATATTGATGGATGAGATTGTCGATGATACAGACCTTATCTCAGATGCATGAAGTGCAATCTCCTCTGCTATGAGATCTGAGTTATCAAAAGTAACCGCCCGCACCGAATCCCCCCTGATCACAGAGGTATTCATTCTCGAAGCGTTCAAAAATAGTGTGGAGTTATCTCCCATCAAAACCTCTGTGCTATCGCCTTTCCAGCGCAATATGCTTGTATTATCCAGTATGAGTGTCGCATCAGGTTCAATCACTATGCTTTTGCCTATAAAAAGTGTTTCCTCTTTTATCGTCATAGTTTTACCTTCTTCGACTGTGAGCGTCTGGATACCTTTCCCAAGCGCCGACTCACTTAAACATATAACGCAAATTAGCATAATCAAGAATAATAAGTATAGATAATGAGACATTTTTTCACTAATACGCATAAAATATTATTGTATTTATATCTATTAAGATTTGTGGTTAGCGAATACGAATGAACTTACAATCCGCCCCATAAATCACTTTTTCATAAATTTCAAGAATTTGAGGCACTTCAAGTTCATCGGGGCGCATATCAAGTAATTTTTCGAGACCTGTGCCAACAGGATCAATTCCCGCCATCCTGAGCGTCTTTTTTACATGTTTTCTGCGGTTTGAGAATAGCCATCTTACAAAATCTAAAAAGAGGGCTTTATCCTTGATATTATACTTGTTGTGGGGTGTGAGTCGGATGATGGCTGAATGAACAGCTGGCACAGGATAGAATGCACTCTTTGGAACCTTTTCAAGCACATCAATATCTGAAAACGCCTGAACAGAGACTGCAATCCTCCCATACCTCTTTTCTCCTGGTTTTGCTCTCATTCGCTGAATAAACTCTGACTGATAGATCAAAATTCCAAGTTTAAACTCTGATCTGAGGAGTTTTAGCGTAATATTGGATGAAATTGAATAGGGCAGATTTGATATGACCTTATCAAATTCAGGAAGCTCGATCTTAAGCGCATTTGCGTTTATAATGAATGCACCTGGACATCTCGCCTTAATCATTCTTGATAGCTCAGGATCAATCTCGATCGCGTACACCGTATCCGACCGTTCAATAAGGCGAGCTGTAAGATTTCCAGTTCCCGCACCGATCTCAAGTACCCGATCCTTTCTCGCAACTTCACCGTACTCAACGATCCGATCCAGAATCGCATCATCAAGAAGGGTATGCTGTCCCAGCTTAGATCTCCTCGTCCTGGACATAGCTCCTTCTAAGCCTGATCGCAAGTTCTGCTTTTGCAAGTTCAACTCCAAGATAACCTGCATGATCGATCATCGAGATTTTGCCTGTTTTAGCAAGATATGCGATAATTTCCTTCGCCTTCAGACCCCGTATAATCTCAACTCTCCCATCTGGCATGTTGTGCTCAAGATATATCATTCCTTTCTGCACCGCTATCCTGAAGTAGCCGAGTGGATCTGATTTCCACTCCTGCTTTTCTGTAACTGTTACCACATCATCCAGCTCTTCGATCAGGACACCCTCGCGTTTACGCTTCTCTTTTGCAACAAAGAGGTCGATTCCAAGATCTTTTGGTGGAGACTGTCTTTTTGATGCGAGCTGCATCATCATCGATGCTTTGACAAGTTCATTTACGCTTCCCATGGTTTTTCTACTTGCCTCTGGTGCAAAGAGTATTCCAATGCCGAGTTCCATTCCTATTCCTGCAAGAACAGCATTTATCCCGACAGAATCTGCATCAATAAGTTCTGTTACATTCCCAACCCCAAAAAATAGCGGTGTTGATTTATCGATCTCTCTGAAACGGTAGTAGTCATGGATCGAGCGCGCGATGCCCTCTCCAACCGGTGAAAGGATCGGATCTGCAACTATCTTATCAATTCCAAGCGATCGTGCTATATCAATTACCTCAAAAAGTTCATCAACGCCACTTCTTGATATTACAACCGCAGATATCTCTGCTTTTGCGATATCTTCTCCGACTGCTTCGATATTCTCTCTGTCAAGGCTCAGGATAAGATCAGCGCCCGAACTGATTCCTGCCTCAATGAGCGCTGGCTCCATTGTATCAAGACTTACAGGAAGCTCTGTCACGGATTTTGCAACCGCAAGGATGCGTTTTACATCGTCCACTTCTGCATCAAGTGTGACACCAAGATCGATGATATCGGCGCCCTCTGATTCAAAGTATCTGATCTCCTGCTCAAGTTCCTCATCTCGGAGTAACGTTGCATCCACGATCTCGGCCATCACCTTCATCGAGGTATTTCCTCCGATCTTAACACCCCTTATCATGAATTCAGGTACACCCGTAGCTTCAAGCTCGAGAAGCTCTTTCTTTATTGTTTCAAAGTCTCTTTCAGATGACCTGCGCGCTGGAACAGAGTCTGAAAGTTCAATTTCATCAATATTCGCGAGCAGATCTGGTAAATCATGGGCGTATCTTGTACCAAGTCTTATTTTAACTCCAAACTCTCTCTCCAGCTCACTAAAATTGGATGTGACGTTTCCAGGGAGCAGTATCAAATCGTAATCTGAGAGATCAATCTTTTTAAGCAGTCTGTAAAGTATTTGGGGTGTCAGGAGCGCTGCAACATCCACATCTGCAACCGCTACCTCAGCCAGATCTCCAACATAGTTCCTGACAATCTCGGTTGCTCGTCTTCCTGTTATGACAAGGGTTTTCATGACATCATGTCGTTGCTGATCGCTCATCGACCTTCCATCTTGACAGGAAATAATCCATCAATCTTTTGTTTTTATACAACTCCCTTATGTACTCATCTATCGCATGCTGAAAGTCATCGAAATACCGGGAGACATAAAAATTTATAAAACCATCAGATCTGAACTCAATCCCGCAATCAGTGGGTGCAGGCTCTCTCATCCATACTTTTGCCAGTCCTTTGATGAAATATTCGTGTACCAGCCCACATCTCACCCGTTCATATACATCATCGCCATGTTCATCCAGCAACCTGATATATTCTTCACCCAGCTTTTTCAAGCCATGATTGTAGTTCTTTTTTGCCTGTCCTTCCCTGATCTTGCACCGATACAGCCCACCAAGAAACTCTGTGTAAGCAGAGAGCGCCAGCGCAACCAGATAATTCGCCTCTCCGTCAATCGCAGCATTAATATCCTTGACCATCAAATTCTTAAATTTGCGGATCTTCTCTTCTAACTCTGAGATTCTACCACCCGTGCATCAGGGTATAAAAACAATTAAAACGTCGTAATCTTCCCTTCTGATACAAGTTCTGTGATCTCTGTAACTCGCTCAAGCCAATCATCGATGATCCTGGTTATCGCAGGCGCAATATCATCAACACTCACCCCATTCTTCGGGATGATCTGGGCGTTTGCAACCAGTGGATTATCGATCGGCTGACCAATCTGTGAGAGAATTCTGACTGATATCTCCTGAAGGTCTGCGATCTTCTCTATAGCCTCATTTGCGATCTGGGTTGTGAGCAGGTTGTAGATCTTTCCAACGTGGTTCACCGGGTTCTTACCTGATGTTGCCTCGAGACTCATCGATCTGTTTGGTGTGATGAGTCCATTCGCACGATTTCCTCTCCCAACTGAACCATCATCCCCCATCTCTGCTGAGAGCCCTGTCACGGTGAGGTATATTGATCCATTCTCAATGTCATCCCCAACGTTTACAAATACCTCAATTTCACGATCTGTGTATGATGACGCAACATCCTTTGCAAAGGTGGCAATTTCATCCCGTATCGCGACGTAATGATCGATATCATCGACATATCTCGAGACAAAAGCATCTGCGATCGTGACAGTAATCTTATCCTTCACTCTCAGTCCCATCACCTTTATATCCTCGCCTACCGCCTTCTCGCGCTTACTGAGATTATTCACCATCTCTCTTTCGATGTTGTAGACGATATTCTCAACCTCAGAGAAAGGTGCATGCCCCACACCAAAGGAGGTGTCATTTGCAAGCGGTACCCTGTCTCTGGAGTCAAATATCTCAACAAGATCGTATGAACCTTCCCCGATCTTACAGTCGATCACCACATCCGTCTCAGGGTTGAGGTTATGGATACTCTCCTGAAGATATGATTTTGCAGCCCTCAATGCGATGACATCGACAGGCACCTCTTCGTCACCAGCCCATTTTGTCGCTCTTCCATTTAGAAGAATATAGCTAGGGGTGATGATCTCACCACCACCAAAGGCTGGTCTGGACCTGCCTGCAACAATCGCCACCTCATCGGTGTTGTGGTGGAGTATCATGCCATATCGCTTCTTGTACTCATTGCACAGCGCACGGCTTACAGCTTCTGCAATCCCATCGCAGATCGAATCTGGGTGTCCAATACCTTTTCTCTCAACAAGCTCGATCTCCTGAAGTTCGATCGGAAGCTGATGTATCGCCTCAACCTGGATATTTCGCATATCATTTCTCCCATTCTATAATTCAACTTCGATATTCGTCCTTAAGTGGCTTTGGAGGCAGTGGAAATATGCTTCTGAAAGTTTCTGGGTTTTTGACCATCTCCTGGAGTTGATTTTTCGTCTCATCCACAAGCACATCCACATACATCATCTCCACAAAGTTTTGACAGGCATCTGCAAGCTCGATAAGACTCTTGACGTCCTGTTCCATCTGCTCGAATGAACAGGCGAATGGACACGAATTTCTGATTTTATTGATCACATCGAGAAATTGGCGCATCTCCTCCTTCCGATCAATCGAGTCAAACTGCTGCTGAAAGTGTGATTTAAGTTCTTCAGTATCAAGTTCATTTGCGATTGATATCGGTTTTATACCATCGAACGTTGCAAATATCAATGGTATGTTGAGGAGGTACTCAATATACGCAGTGTCGATGCTATCTCTTGCACCCATCGCGCACGCAATCCGCTGGTCCTCGACATCCTCATCATCCATCTCCGTCATCTTCCTGCACATATTACAGTACTGCCAGAATCGGCTGATAGACTGGTAAAACGATATGACACCTTCGAGTGGTAGTTCTGCCTTAAGTTCCATATAAACAAAGATCATTCTTTACCTTTAAAGGCTTTTGGATTGAGTGTGCGCTACCCTTCACGTTCCAAGTTCCCATGATGAGAGGTACCGCTCCTGTTCTTCTGTCAGCGTCTCAATCTCAATCCCCATCGATTTGAGCTTGAGGGCCGCAACACGCTCATCGATCTCCCTCGGTACGCCAGTGACTTTTCTTTCACGCAGATCGGAGTTTATGATGTATTCAACCGCAAGTGCCTGATTCGCAAAACTCATATCCATCACACCGGGTGGATGACCGTACGCTGCCGCCAGATTGATAAGTCTCCCTTCACTCAGGAGATATATCCGCCTGCCATCAGCAAGCGTGTACTCATCAACCTCTTCTTTGACGCGTTTCTTGCTGATTGCAAGCTTTTCGAGGTCATCAATTGCAATTTCGACATTGAAGTGCCCCGAATTTGCAAGAACTGCCTGGTCCTGCATCAACTCGAAATGCTCACCCCGTATGACCGATGTATCACCTGTCACCGTGATGAAGATCTCACCCGTCTTTGCAGCATCATGCATCGGCATCACCTGGTAACCATCCATCACAGCTTCAAGGGCCTTTCTCGGGTTGACCTCAACCACGATCACATTTGCACCCAGTCCTCTGGCACGCATCGCAACACCCCTGCCGCACCAGCCATATCCGACAACCACCACTTTTCTGCCTGCAAACAGGAGATTTGTAGCATTCATAATCCCATGCAGTGTCGACTGACCCGTTCCATAACGATTATCAAACATCATCTTTGTTTCAGCATCATTCACCGCGATTACCGGAAAAGCGAGTTTGCCAGACTTTTCAAGCGCTCTCAGACGGATCACCCCGGTGGTGGTCTCCTCGCACGCACCCTTTATCGAGTTCATGAGATCGGGGTAGTGCTCGTGTATATGTGCTATTGTATCTGCCCCATCATCAAGTACAACATCAGGCATGATATCAAGTGCCGCCTCAAGACACGCATAGTACTCGTCATCGTTTTCCCTGAATGCATAAACCCAGATACCACTTCTGGCGAGCGCTGCAGCAACATCATCCTGTGTGCTCAATGGATTCGATCCGGCAAGTGCGATCTCTGCCCCC
This window harbors:
- a CDS encoding methyl coenzyme M reductase subunit beta: MFLYAQVKTGKEVTYLVNNDVIDIYADDGKVLEENIPLEALNPYKNQAILDILQTIRRTALVDISALETTLKKGEVGGTMNVGSECHIPGRELDLPLMDRIEEIREKVKKMLELTPNDDTLVEVVDSLMVIQIPSRSFAIATDSSQVYFKPAIALIGAICDIFELGPFDGPEMVKAAVLGRYPQMISPNGVMSAILSFPTTIEGAGNAYRSIKVNDIVALANKRTFDAAALGSVFEHGAAFESGNAMGAYRRYHLLGMAYQGFNADNMVWELLRDHGKGGRITDIIDDLVERALRDRVIEVEEKLPSGYTLYSTRDAARWNGYAAAGLMAAAIHNAGVMRSGQGAPSAMLFYNELLTSQTGLPGVDFGRALSTSVVYTFLTHNTYGGGEPGIFSAEHPATRGSRGFIIPCAAAAMCLDAGTMMFPAEATSGKMFKLREILPVFKDPVKKIAAAAAAVSGEV
- a CDS encoding methyl coenzyme M reductase subunit alpha is translated as MDEKILDDFKRIFKEEDPTKRETQFYNFGGRTQSKAKREFIESAKRIAETRGIPGYQGDREDFGVPLGSRYLEPYHIAGTDTFCEMDDIHQINNAAIQQMGDDIKRTAINGLDLPHRVLQQKVGIAVTPETINRYLEAVNHSIVGGALAQEHMAEINPNMSKDGYAKIITGDDELVDRIDSRFVIDINKEYPKEMAEKLKSKIGNHLYQVARIPTIGVRIADGSVVHRWNGNQSALAFVSTYNLGGGSILAEFSLTVKHMAYMLIGTPTWPRRGPRGANEPIGIPNGYIGDFCQADAVNDDPVHYCMEAMAVSGAIYGLYWFSSYVVGGIGGPNTFASPFTSELLTDFTYHISDWVKEKYGGYVACKPSFDVIREVTEEVNFYAMEQYDKYPLLLEHHWGGVIRILNLNAASAIGVGFATGNSTAASIANYYSGGFLQKEAWGRNNVGVGDAAEQLNIPNSVSIRPEEGVIPELKSPNIPEDSYSASHFVSLPAASFSAHRARGDAWCLSPLVKVAFADPSLTFDFKHVREEIAKGARREFVPSGMRDPITPEGR
- a CDS encoding methyl coenzyme M reductase subunit gamma; this translates as MDEKKANRYPGNDPVGARRRELLSPESKFKRLREISDNDLVLLLGHRNPGEEYGSAHPPLDELEQKDDPIADLIEPSAGARAGDRIKYLQMTDSVYYSPSAPTFRGRMYHVRYPGIDTIVYSGRQLMETRERDLELYTRELMETELFDAARTSMRAITVHGSSLRLDENGLMFDARRRTRYDPETGEVSYVKNQMAIPMDRAVNLGKPMDEEELISISVRYGGASIPYRDAKELWKLTGKILEQHVVGGFNPTKIERR
- a CDS encoding membrane protein, with amino-acid sequence MDLLLSLFLLILYLLFIGFIIIYVSSFAGILFMLLVPLIGVMIAPEEMAGFLSYELFAIMDGAISMRNIHILLAFWAAFLSIVIYTEFLGWYMAHISASGSGSSDIEFPEDENFEARIEVDNDSLEVGEPLICRIIIKSGLFKAVLVRIEAKIDDVPVDTIGDEWIRCDIEHEIAVIRPEVAGRGELCLFTSPPGFSSGPVAKTSFTIRKNEEKEIETEEQSDFALSIPGGTNLDGLEEMKKIVEEWHEWKNELPSTASTPGDPALDQLCQMIDIYQDLLAIIAKYMNEGENFLESQLKDHLDITPDSLALTDLEKLAECAGRSASLLIGRDRAMDLKNDILDLCSHYIERNKTWGVV
- a CDS encoding rRNA adenine dimethylase, translating into MSRTRRSKLGQHTLLDDAILDRIVEYGEVARKDRVLEIGAGTGNLTARLIERSDTVYAIEIDPELSRMIKARCPGAFIINANALKIELPEFDKVISNLPYSISSNITLKLLRSEFKLGILIYQSEFIQRMRAKPGEKRYGRIAVSVQAFSDIDVLEKVPKSAFYPVPAVHSAIIRLTPHNKYNIKDKALFLDFVRWLFSNRRKHVKKTLRMAGIDPVGTGLEKLLDMRPDELEVPQILEIYEKVIYGADCKFIRIR
- a CDS encoding Dihydropteroate synthase-related protein synthase-related protein; amino-acid sequence: MKTLVITGRRATEIVRNYVGDLAEVAVADVDVAALLTPQILYRLLKKIDLSDYDLILLPGNVTSNFSELEREFGVKIRLGTRYAHDLPDLLANIDEIELSDSVPARRSSERDFETIKKELLELEATGVPEFMIRGVKIGGNTSMKVMAEIVDATLLRDEELEQEIRYFESEGADIIDLGVTLDAEVDDVKRILAVAKSVTELPVSLDTMEPALIEAGISSGADLILSLDRENIEAVGEDIAKAEISAVVISRSGVDELFEVIDIARSLGIDKIVADPILSPVGEGIARSIHDYYRFREIDKSTPLFFGVGNVTELIDADSVGINAVLAGIGMELGIGILFAPEASRKTMGSVNELVKASMMMQLASKRQSPPKDLGIDLFVAKEKRKREGVLIEELDDVVTVTEKQEWKSDPLGYFRIAVQKGMIYLEHNMPDGRVEIIRGLKAKEIIAYLAKTGKISMIDHAGYLGVELAKAELAIRLRRSYVQDEEI
- a CDS encoding S-adenosylmethionine synthetase; translation: MRNIQVEAIHQLPIELQEIELVERKGIGHPDSICDGIAEAVSRALCNEYKKRYGMILHHNTDEVAIVAGRSRPAFGGGEIITPSYILLNGRATKWAGDEEVPVDVIALRAAKSYLQESIHNLNPETDVVIDCKIGEGSYDLVEIFDSRDRVPLANDTSFGVGHAPFSEVENIVYNIEREMVNNLSKREKAVGEDIKVMGLRVKDKITVTIADAFVSRYVDDIDHYVAIRDEIATFAKDVASSYTDREIEVFVNVGDDIENGSIYLTVTGLSAEMGDDGSVGRGNRANGLITPNRSMSLEATSGKNPVNHVGKIYNLLTTQIANEAIEKIADLQEISVRILSQIGQPIDNPLVANAQIIPKNGVSVDDIAPAITRIIDDWLERVTEITELVSEGKITTF
- a CDS encoding S-adenosyl-L-homocysteine hydrolase, with amino-acid sequence MENYDEGISMKESIVKDLQLADTGDERIEWARRHMPVLELIKSRFEETKPLDGVKITACLHVTVETANLIKTLKAGGAEIALAGSNPLSTQDDVAAALARSGIWVYAFRENDDEYYACLEAALDIMPDVVLDDGADTIAHIHEHYPDLMNSIKGACEETTTGVIRLRALEKSGKLAFPVIAVNDAETKMMFDNRYGTGQSTLHGIMNATNLLFAGRKVVVVGYGWCGRGVAMRARGLGANVIVVEVNPRKALEAVMDGYQVMPMHDAAKTGEIFITVTGDTSVIRGEHFELMQDQAVLANSGHFNVEIAIDDLEKLAISKKRVKEEVDEYTLADGRRIYLLSEGRLINLAAAYGHPPGVMDMSFANQALAVEYIINSDLRERKVTGVPREIDERVAALKLKSMGIEIETLTEEQERYLSSWELGT